Sequence from the Rhodopirellula bahusiensis genome:
TTGTCATCGGCTCCGACGTGAACTTGGTTCTCCTCGTCCGATCGGGCCAGTGAGTTGCTGCCTCCGCCACGTCCCAGGTGATCGATGTGAGCCCCCACCATTGCAACCGGGAATTGAACCTTGTCGGTGACATCAGCGGTTGAGTCAGCCGGAAGTCTCGCGACGACGTTACGACCTTTACCAGTGCGGCGATTGATTTCGATCGACGCCTTCACGGTGATGCCGGACATGGGAATTCCCATCGCCATCTCGCCGTCGTCGAGTTGCGTTTGCAGTTCCTTCAAATCATGTCCACCGGCACGAACCAGTTTCGATGCAACTTCGTTGTCGATGGAAATCGCGGCCAAGCTGACTTGTGCCTGGGAGGCGTTGGCGTCAAAGCGAATCACGTCTCGTTTGACTTGGCTGTTGGGACCAGCGACGAAGATGATCCCGCGAGCTCCCAGGTCGCGAGCGATGGTGGCTTTGCGACGTGGATCGCCGTAGCGTGCCATTCGCTGGCGTTGCTCAGCAGAGATGTTTTGGGGCAGATCTCGCAGTACCAGAACCCAGCTATCAGCGACGTTGAGGTGAACGTAGCTGTCGTATTCATCGTTCTCTTCGTCTCCCGGGACCTGCAGACCGTAGCCTGCGAAAACGACTTCGCCGGATTCGATGCCTCCGGTCTGCGAGAAAGAAAGCGGAGTCCAAGACTCGGTCAGCTCAGCATCAATCGTTGCCGAATTGCCACCGGGCGATGACGTGGTAATCGTCAGCCCGTTTGCAGGTCCTAGAGATGAACCAGCAGGGTATTCGAAGTCATGGAAAAACGTTCCGTCCTGACCTGCGGGAACGAAGCCTAGGCTCTCCAGGTAAGCCGCCACGTACGCGGTGGCTCGTTTTTCACCAGGCGTTCCCGTCAACCGTCCGCCGAGTTCCGGCCGAGTCAGGTAGTCAACGTGACGCATGACATCGCTCGGGCGAAACTCCGGTGCAGTGGCTGCCACGTTGGATCGTGCCAGCGACGCGTCCTCGTCCGTTTGGCTGTCGTCGGCCGGTTCCGTCAAGCCAAGTCGTTGACGAGCGGTCTCGACATCGAAGTCCGCCAAATAGATCTGCGAAGTGCTTTTCTTGGGCTCGCCGTCTTCCATCACGACGTCACCGTTGCTGTCCACGACACGCGTGGTTGTCCAGGACAGTTGCTCGCCGTTGGGGAGGAAAACGGGCAGGCCATCGAAGCCTTCTGTGGTGGTCAGACGAACAGGTTCGCCTTCGCCATCGGCCCGGACCAAGTAAAGTTCAAAGTTTGCGAATCCGTGTTTGTTGGTGGTGAAAACCAGAAATTCGCCGCTGGGGTGATAGAACGGTGCCCAGCTCATCGCGTCGATCTCCGTCAATCGCCGAACGTCGGATCCATCGATCTTCATGGTGAAGATTTCCGCGGTCGCTCCATTCGGGGCGAAGCGTCTCCAGCAAATGCGTTGGCCATCGGGAGAAAAGAACGGTCCGCCGTCGTAACCCGGTTCGCTGGTCAGTCGTTTCACATTCGATCCATCCGCATCCATGATGTAGAGGTCGTTCATGAACGCGGGGTCACGCTCGAACTGCTCGCGTTCCCGTTCGGTCAATTCGCGTGAGTAAGCGGCTCGGTTGGAAGCAAAAACGATCAGGGTTCCGTCGGGACTGTAGCTGGCTTCCGCGTCGTAGCCCTCGGCATCGGTCAGCGGGGTCAGTCCCTTCGTCGTGCCTGCTTCGATTTGACTCAGGTCAGCGGCATACAGTTCGTAGTTTGGGTCGTAGTCCCACGAATAACGACGCGAATCGCCGGAGGCACGGAAGTCGAGTTCTTCTTGCTGCAAACGTTTCGATTCAGGATCGGCATGCGTGCTGGCGAACAATACTTTCTCACCATTCGGATGAATCCAGCCGCAAGTTGTTTTTCCAAATCCGGGCGAGACACGTTGAATGTCGCCGGTTTCTAAATCGGAAACATAAATTTGATAGAACGGGTTGGATGGATCGCGTTCGCTTTGGAACACCATCCGAGTTCCATCTGCACTGAAGTAGCCTTCACCAGCGCGTCGACCTTCGAACGTTAGTTTGCGAACGTTGGTGAGCAGGTCCGATTCATCTTGGGCAATCGCTGTCGCGTTTCCACCGACCAGAAGTGCGACTCCAAGAATTAGCCGGCATGGAACGAACGTTGTCGAAAGCGAGTTCAAAACCGAAGAATCGCGGGGATCAAACATGGCGGCTATCGAGTCTGCGATGGAAGGTGCGTGGACAGCAAAGGAGGGAAAGCGAACATGAATCGCTTTCGAATCAACTTAGCAGTCCTTTCGCACCCCGCAAACAGATCAACCCGTCACTCCAATCGCGAAACAGTTCGCCGCGTTGTTCCTGCGACTCAAACACTCGCACCTGGCTACGGTTTTCGCGAAAGTCTTCGTGCACCAAACCGTACAGGTCGTGATAGACCGGCTCGGGATCCGGTTCGTCATCGGGCGTTCGAAAATCGACGCGTGCTCGAACCTCAAACCGGAACACTTGTTGCCAGCCGGGGCGCTGAACCGCGACCAGACGCACGCCGCTCAACGTCGCAGTCGTGCCGAAGTACCCATTTTGACTCAGGTGCCGACGAATGGATTGCTCCATCTCGCGGTCGCCGGACCACCCATCCCACTTGGATTGAATTCGTTTCCACCAAGTGGTCATGAGATTCTCGAGAGCGAAGGATCAGTTTCCGTCAAACAGTTTCAAGTTTGGTTTGTCGGATTCAGTGTTCTGGGCGGTCAAGTCTAGATTGGCCGACGGATCAGGGTGAGATCCTTGCAAAATCGATGGGTGCGAATTGGCTTGACGAGCTTGTTGGCGATTTTCGGCACAGGCCGCGATGACCTGCGTGACTGCATCAAGCGATCGTCGTTCCGAGTCTGGATGGCTGCGGTCAATTCCACCGATGACCAAGACCATGTCGTCTTTGTTGGCTTCCCCGTGAGCCCACTGAATCGCGCGGCTCGAGTCTGCGACCAATCGCATGGCGGCAACGTCCTGGATCCCATCCAAAACACCATGACTCATCGACAAAAAGTTGGCTTTGTCTTTGTCGGCACAAGTCAAAACGCAATGATCGGGCATTGTTTCCAACAGTCGACCGTATTGCATCAGCGTTTCGGCATCTTCGTTCTCGCTGACGGATAAGACGCACCAAAGCTTCGGGCGTCTCGGGTTGCTCGATTCCGAGGAACCCTTGATGGACAAAGTCATCGGGATGGAACTTGCGGGAGTTTGCAGGAGCTCTTTGCGAGCCGATTGCAGGGCAAACTTGACGCGTTCAGGCGATCCGCCGATGTCCAGGCGGACCGATGGATTGTTTTGGTCGGTTTCCCAGTCGCCAGTCGTGATGGATTCGAAGCGGCCGGGCAATTCGCGAAGTTTGCAAAGCGATTCCGCGATTTGTGGCAATGGATTTTCCGTCACAACGCCAACCGCCGCAGCGGCGGCCAAGCATTGTGCGAAGTGTCCACGACCGAGGAACGATTCCATCACGGCGGCACGCGACTCATGTCGCAACATGGCGGTCAAAGTGCCGTCTTCGTGCGAGATCGTACGGATCGAAACGTCGGCTGCATTGTCGACGCCGTAGGTAACCAGTTCGATGTTCTGTGATTGCGCCGCGGTGTGAGCGGTTGCAAGGATGCGTTGGTCCGACTCGGGGATGATCAGAACACCGCCCTGCCCCACCAATTCGAAGGCACACTCGATGGGCGAAGGACCAAAGTCGTTGCCGCCAGCGTCGCTCCCGGTGACCACCACGATGTCGAGTTCGACTTGGTCGTAGGATCCCAGACGAAGTTGAGCTGAATCCATTTCAGTGATGCTAACAGCCGCGCCCGCATCGACCGCGTCGGACAAGGCATCGATCAGCGAAGCACCATTGGTGACCTTGGCCGTGCCGGCTTCGGTAACCACGGAATCGCTTGAGCCGAGGTCGGTTTGATAGGCGACTCGGCAGGGAATGTCGCGAAGAACCGACGCGGTGAGGAAAGCAGTGACGGTCTTTCCTGCGGACCCAACGACGCCGATTGTGATCAGTTTTTGGTCGGGGCGATCGGTTTGCTTGGACCGGATTTCCGCGAGGGCCCGATCGGTGTCGGCCACGATGGCTTGCGGAACTGGTGCCGGCAAAATTTGCTCGGTCAAAATTCCAGCCGCACCGCGGGCGAGTGCTTGTGAGATCAGTTCAACTGGACAATCGTCGCCCAAGCGATAGACGACCAATTGACCGGGTTCACAAGTCTCTGCCGATTTCGCGATCGAGATGAATTCGATGTCGGAACCGGAGAAGAAACGCACTTTGTTCAGCAACCCGGACAAGTGTGCTGTCGACGCATCGCGTTTCGTTTCCGAAGGGCTGGGTGTGCTCGTTTTCTTCGCACTGGCCAACTTGGCCGTTCGCGATTGAAGCTGCTCGGAGGCAGTGGATTGGTCAACGCGGCGCAACGTTTGAACGCTGGTGCCGGCCGGGTCGTTCCACTTCACTGCTGCGTGTGGCGGAAGGGTCGAGGAGCCGAAAGAAGACCGGAAAGTTCCACCCGGTTTGGTTTGGCTCAACCATTGATCGATTGCGTGACGCATCTCGTCGCCTCCTTGCTGACGTGAATGGATCGTCGTGGTGCTTCGTTGTTCACGCGAATCCAGTTTCACGCGAACCCAATTCCTGGGAAGCACACTTCTTGAGAACTCCTTTCCCAAGATTTTCGCGACCGAAACAATTCGTCTCGACCACGAAGGCAAATTGTTCCCATCCGCGAAAATCAGTCAAGGTCGAAAATCATTTTGTTGATCCAGGCGGATTCATCGCGGGAAGCTTCCCAGTGGGATTCGCGGGAAGGCTACAATGAAACGAGTCAATTCACTGCAATGGAAGGTAGCATCATGGCCGAACAAGCGAACAATCCACGCCGTTTGAGCGTCAACGCGGCGTTTATGCAGGACATTAAGAATGACAATCGCGATCTGAAAATATTGATGGATCGTTTGTCTGTGCTGACTCAACCGCGGGAAGCAGCGGCCAATCATTGGCCCGAATTGATTCAGCTTTTTGGTGATTTGAATGACCAATTGGCTCTGCATTTTGGCTTGGAAGAAGCCTACGGGTACTTTGATCAAGCACTGGACGCGGACCCCGAAATGTCCATCGCGGCGGAAAATTTGCGAGGTCAACACGGTGTTTTATTCGAGGATTCGCGACACTTGGCGGAAGCGGCTGCGCACGCGTGCACCGGAGACACGCCCATTGAAGGGGTGACTCCCGAGGTCACCACCGCTCAAGAGAAAGTACTGGTCCGGTATGACTCGTTCGTGAAGCAGTTTCACGAGCACGAGGAAGCGGAGTTGAAGTTGATCTTGGACGCACTGGACGAAGATCTAGGCGTCGGCGACTGAGCGATTCGGCCAGATCGATCGCGGTCAAACTGAATTTCAATCCTTCGAACGAGGAAACAGGCGTGTTGATTCGAAGTTGGCTCATCCCGTGTTTGTGCGGATTTGCGATTGTTTTGAGTTCGTCGGTCGCGACCAAAGCTTCGGCTCAACAAGAGGGCCAGGATGCGGCTCGGGCAGCCCTGGAGGCCGGTGGTTTAGCGAATCGTTTGGGCGGAAATGGACAACAACCACACCCGAATCTCGCGTACCTGGATGTCGCCCCGCCCCTGGCGTACCTCGTCGCGCGGCAAGCCTACTTTCAAGGTGAATTGACTCGGGCGATTGCCATTTTGAACCAGCTCGAACGCGAGGCGGCCGCCTCGAGCACAGCGCGTCACTTGCTCGGTCGCGTATCAATTCGAACCCTGCTCGGAGAGTGTCATCTGCAAGCTGGGGACTTCACTACCGCAGCTGAGCACTATGAGTTTGCATTGCAAATCATCGTTGCAAACCCACGGTTTCTTTCCGGAATTCAGTGGGGAGCTTTGACGTCGCCAACGAGAGAGCCCGCGTCTGAGCGCATTCTCGAAATGGTTCCATCGACCGACCGCCCTAATTCGTTGGTGCCTCGAATTCAACTCGTCCGAACGGAGTTGGACCTATGGCCTTCGGCTCGCAACGTGCCATTGCTCTGGGTACGGCGATACTTGATGGCTGGGGTTCCTGCCGATCATTGGGAAGTTTCACCTGACGTGCCTGACGAATTCGATCAACTTCGTGGATTGGATGTTGCGGAAACGCTTCGGCAGCTTGCTCTTTCTTCTTACCGACTGCGATGGTTGCGAGGTCGCACGGCAGTGCTGCAGGACCGCGTCGGGGAACAACTGCTTGCCGCGACGGTACCTCCAGGTGTCCTTGGCACCGAAGAACGATTTCATGCTGCAGGAACATTGGTTGCGGCATCACGTGTGGCACTGCGTTATCATGCCGGTGATGACTCCGAGACCCAACTGGTCGATCCGTTGGATGAAATCTCCGGTGGGGTTCATGCACTGACGCCGATCTCACGTTTAACTCGGATGCGATCGCTCAGGAATCGTTGGTGGCGCAATCGGCAAATTGCTCGAGGAGTGGTCCCGTCACGCGAAGGTCAACCCGCAGTCGTGTTGCCGTCAACTCAAGATTTAAACGCTTTCATCGAGACCGCGATCTCGACTTCTGAGATTGCTTTCGCATTGGCTCAGTTTCAACTGGCCGTTGATTGTTTTAGCTTGAGTTTGGATGAGCTGGCCCGTTGGGACGATATTGGCGAATTAGCAACTCAGGTGGAACATCGTTTGGTGGCTCGATCTGAGTTCTTTCGCACAGATGCTCCTTTCATTGCCTATCAATTGCGTGTGTTAGCTGCGAGAGCTGCGTTGTTGTCGGGCCGTCCCGGCGACACTCGCCGTCACTTGACCTTGGCGGATCGCTATCGCCAATCACGTCGTTTGGATTTGCCTCGTTCCGCTGCCTTTGCTCGGTGGTTGCAGTTGCAGATCGATGCATCACAGTCGATCGCCATTGCTCGGCTGGATCCAGAAGGAGATGAAGCGGTCAACTTCCAGACGTTCGAAGAGATCGGGAGGCGAAACTTACGTTGGAATGAATTGTTAGGGCAATGCAGGGACTTTGCTCGCGGCGTTCAGTCAAATGACCAAGGCGTCGGCCAACGTTCCATCACACATCCCATTGCCTATCGATTTTCGCGAATTCGCGATGACGTTCGAGAGCAAACAATGGCTGCAACCCGAAGCCGACGCTATCAATCGCACTGGCGTGAATCAACCGCTGGAGAAGACCTGAGCGAGTTTGATCAATTCTGCTTTGAATTGGACCGTGGAACTTGGACTGGGTTGGGGGTTGAGCTTGCGGTCGAGGCGGGCGAAGAAGAGCGGATTGCCCTTCGTATGGATGAACATCAATCGGTTCAAGCACGGAGTGTTTTCAATGAATTGCCCCTAGCAACGGACTTGCGTTGCGTCCTGCGTCAAGTCTTGCGGGGAGAGGGGCGGTTACTCGAAGACTTCTTGCCGCATCAGGAGGATTTGCAAGAAGCATTGCAAGCACTCGAGCCATCAATGTTGATCAATCCCAAGGTCCTTGGTTTCGACGCCGCGATTCTGCACGAACGATTCCAAGCACAGCTGAACTTGCTCGCATTAAGACAGCCGCCTTTGCGCCGCGTGGAACCACCCCCGGTCATACTGCGAGATGAACGACCTGATTGGAGCAAACTTCCCGATGAAGTTGCGATCGTTTCTTTCCATGTTGACGGAGACGATGTGACAGGTGTTTTGGTGCATGGCAACCAAGCTAGCCACTGGCGGGTACGAGATGGTGGCGAACTTCGTCAACAATGTGAGCTTTGGTTGGCAACCATTTTACGTTTGCCAACAACAGTGGATGAGATTTTAGATCAAAGATCGCGATTGAGTGCCCAGCAACTGGAACTCGAACTTGCTCAGCGTTTGTTCCCGCC
This genomic interval carries:
- a CDS encoding Mur ligase family protein, with protein sequence MKLDSREQRSTTTIHSRQQGGDEMRHAIDQWLSQTKPGGTFRSSFGSSTLPPHAAVKWNDPAGTSVQTLRRVDQSTASEQLQSRTAKLASAKKTSTPSPSETKRDASTAHLSGLLNKVRFFSGSDIEFISIAKSAETCEPGQLVVYRLGDDCPVELISQALARGAAGILTEQILPAPVPQAIVADTDRALAEIRSKQTDRPDQKLITIGVVGSAGKTVTAFLTASVLRDIPCRVAYQTDLGSSDSVVTEAGTAKVTNGASLIDALSDAVDAGAAVSITEMDSAQLRLGSYDQVELDIVVVTGSDAGGNDFGPSPIECAFELVGQGGVLIIPESDQRILATAHTAAQSQNIELVTYGVDNAADVSIRTISHEDGTLTAMLRHESRAAVMESFLGRGHFAQCLAAAAAVGVVTENPLPQIAESLCKLRELPGRFESITTGDWETDQNNPSVRLDIGGSPERVKFALQSARKELLQTPASSIPMTLSIKGSSESSNPRRPKLWCVLSVSENEDAETLMQYGRLLETMPDHCVLTCADKDKANFLSMSHGVLDGIQDVAAMRLVADSSRAIQWAHGEANKDDMVLVIGGIDRSHPDSERRSLDAVTQVIAACAENRQQARQANSHPSILQGSHPDPSANLDLTAQNTESDKPNLKLFDGN
- a CDS encoding CHAT domain-containing protein, producing the protein MLIRSWLIPCLCGFAIVLSSSVATKASAQQEGQDAARAALEAGGLANRLGGNGQQPHPNLAYLDVAPPLAYLVARQAYFQGELTRAIAILNQLEREAAASSTARHLLGRVSIRTLLGECHLQAGDFTTAAEHYEFALQIIVANPRFLSGIQWGALTSPTREPASERILEMVPSTDRPNSLVPRIQLVRTELDLWPSARNVPLLWVRRYLMAGVPADHWEVSPDVPDEFDQLRGLDVAETLRQLALSSYRLRWLRGRTAVLQDRVGEQLLAATVPPGVLGTEERFHAAGTLVAASRVALRYHAGDDSETQLVDPLDEISGGVHALTPISRLTRMRSLRNRWWRNRQIARGVVPSREGQPAVVLPSTQDLNAFIETAISTSEIAFALAQFQLAVDCFSLSLDELARWDDIGELATQVEHRLVARSEFFRTDAPFIAYQLRVLAARAALLSGRPGDTRRHLTLADRYRQSRRLDLPRSAAFARWLQLQIDASQSIAIARLDPEGDEAVNFQTFEEIGRRNLRWNELLGQCRDFARGVQSNDQGVGQRSITHPIAYRFSRIRDDVREQTMAATRSRRYQSHWRESTAGEDLSEFDQFCFELDRGTWTGLGVELAVEAGEEERIALRMDEHQSVQARSVFNELPLATDLRCVLRQVLRGEGRLLEDFLPHQEDLQEALQALEPSMLINPKVLGFDAAILHERFQAQLNLLALRQPPLRRVEPPPVILRDERPDWSKLPDEVAIVSFHVDGDDVTGVLVHGNQASHWRVRDGGELRQQCELWLATILRLPTTVDEILDQRSRLSAQQLELELAQRLFPPLCGIDHPEIRSIIVVPDGFLWQLPFEQLVIRHDADNKSERWEDEYAVAYAHTLGTAVAMATTPSPADSPEESNPVVLWNADPSRSSTSLSEEVPTTLTAGQAGTWGDSMWWGDVSRNLLVRPDSATPLSSIEDGAAPRRVLPADQRHMRAGKTGMKNWVDLSSKSPTFGKVSRVLRPEIQEHLFTQASRLHAAGIENLVMHRLPGTRESSELLADELWMELGRVPFLEAWGRSSEILRKSEFAFPTWVNSVPLKDAAGGLPGNHPLVQRSYIHLPFSGL
- a CDS encoding hemerythrin domain-containing protein, with product MAEQANNPRRLSVNAAFMQDIKNDNRDLKILMDRLSVLTQPREAAANHWPELIQLFGDLNDQLALHFGLEEAYGYFDQALDADPEMSIAAENLRGQHGVLFEDSRHLAEAAAHACTGDTPIEGVTPEVTTAQEKVLVRYDSFVKQFHEHEEAELKLILDALDEDLGVGD
- a CDS encoding M28 family peptidase, producing MFDPRDSSVLNSLSTTFVPCRLILGVALLVGGNATAIAQDESDLLTNVRKLTFEGRRAGEGYFSADGTRMVFQSERDPSNPFYQIYVSDLETGDIQRVSPGFGKTTCGWIHPNGEKVLFASTHADPESKRLQQEELDFRASGDSRRYSWDYDPNYELYAADLSQIEAGTTKGLTPLTDAEGYDAEASYSPDGTLIVFASNRAAYSRELTEREREQFERDPAFMNDLYIMDADGSNVKRLTSEPGYDGGPFFSPDGQRICWRRFAPNGATAEIFTMKIDGSDVRRLTEIDAMSWAPFYHPSGEFLVFTTNKHGFANFELYLVRADGEGEPVRLTTTEGFDGLPVFLPNGEQLSWTTTRVVDSNGDVVMEDGEPKKSTSQIYLADFDVETARQRLGLTEPADDSQTDEDASLARSNVAATAPEFRPSDVMRHVDYLTRPELGGRLTGTPGEKRATAYVAAYLESLGFVPAGQDGTFFHDFEYPAGSSLGPANGLTITTSSPGGNSATIDAELTESWTPLSFSQTGGIESGEVVFAGYGLQVPGDEENDEYDSYVHLNVADSWVLVLRDLPQNISAEQRQRMARYGDPRRKATIARDLGARGIIFVAGPNSQVKRDVIRFDANASQAQVSLAAISIDNEVASKLVRAGGHDLKELQTQLDDGEMAMGIPMSGITVKASIEINRRTGKGRNVVARLPADSTADVTDKVQFPVAMVGAHIDHLGRGGGSNSLARSDEENQVHVGADDNASGVAAMLEIAQYLVDQRNSGRLKMKRDLMVAAWSGEELGLFGSQAYVDDFKKLYPDAPIQEPSEDDIAIAHAHGMTPDAASLGDAVAVYLNLDMVGRLREKLVVQGIGSSPGFEGEVQRRNVPVGVALQLDRTSTRLPTDASAFVARKVPILSGFTGAHEDYHTPRDTPDKLNYDGNADIANLFGLLTRGFLMSDEVPEFKLDEGQSTEEVPRARLTAYLGTIPDYAAGEVKGLKLSGVASGGPAETAGVRGGDVIVKLASQKIEDIYDYTYAIEALKIGEAVEIIVNREGKDVTLSITPGSRD